One region of Etheostoma spectabile isolate EspeVRDwgs_2016 chromosome 21, UIUC_Espe_1.0, whole genome shotgun sequence genomic DNA includes:
- the cby1 gene encoding protein chibby homolog 1 isoform X3 has translation MPLFGNTFSPKKIPPRKSASLSSLHTLDRSTREIELGLEYGPPVMNLGGQSWKFEEGQWISESGGNTSSREVQRLKKRNVQLEEENNLLKLKIEVLLDMLTETTVEYHMIEKEVEDIKTQHRRKK, from the exons ATGCCGCTCTTTGGAAACACATTTAGTCCGAAGAAGATTCCACCTCGCAAATCTGCATCTCTGTCCAGCCTTCACACG TTGGATCGTTCAACAAGAGAAATAGAGCTAGGTCTTGAGTATGGACCTCCTGTAATGAACCTTGGCGGTCAGAGTTGGAAATTTGAAGAGGGACAGTGGATATCAG AATCTGGTGGGAATACGTCTAGTAGGGAGGTGCAGCGACTTAAGAAAAGAAATGTCCAGCTGGAGGAAGAGAACAATCTCCTGAAACTTAAGATTGAAGTCCTCCTGGACATG TTGACAGAGACTACCGTAGAGTACCACATGATAGAGAAAGAAGTGGAGGATATAAAGACTCAACATCGAAGGAAGAAATGA
- the pdap1a gene encoding pdgfa associated protein 1a, with amino-acid sequence MPRGGKRGHKGRGKQFSNPEEIDRQMKAQKELDENPGAEKVDSADSEDESSSDDDTERKRSGVEGLIEIENPNRVSQKSKKVTELDVSAPRELSRREREEIEKQKSKERYMKLHLEGKTEQARADLARLAIIKKQREDAAKKRDELRKDAEDSKAKR; translated from the exons ATGCCTCGGGGCG GGAAAAGAGGCCACAAGGGCAGGGGGAAGCAATTCAGCAACCCTGAGGAGATAGACCGACAGATGAAGGCGCAGAAAGAGTTG GACGAAAATCCTGGTGCAGAGAAGGTGGACTCTGCAGATTCTGAGGACGAGAGCAGCAGTGACGACGATACTGAG aggaagagaagtGGGGTGGAGGGCCTTATAGAGATTGAGAATCCCAACCGTGTGTCTCAGAAGAGCAAGAAGGTGACGGAATTAGACGTCAGTGCTCCCAGAGAGCTGTCTCGCCGGGAGAG AGAGGAGATTGAGAAGCAGAAATCAAAGGAACGCTACATGAAGCTCCATCTTGAGGGGAAGACTGAGCAGGCCAGGGCCGACCTGGCCAGGCTGGCCATCATCAAGAAACAGAGGGAGGATGCTGCCAAGAAGAGAGATGAACTCAGGAAAG ATGCTGAAGATTCCAAAGCAAAGCGCTAG
- the cby1 gene encoding protein chibby homolog 1 isoform X2, whose protein sequence is MEDLKKSLKMPLFGNTFSPKKIPPRKSASLSSLHTLDRSTREIELGLEYGPPVMNLGGQSWKFEEGQWISESGGNTSSREVQRLKKRNVQLEEENNLLKLKIEVLLDMLTETTVEYHMIEKEVEDIKTQHRRKK, encoded by the exons ATGGAG GACCTTAAGAAATCACTCAAGATGCCGCTCTTTGGAAACACATTTAGTCCGAAGAAGATTCCACCTCGCAAATCTGCATCTCTGTCCAGCCTTCACACG TTGGATCGTTCAACAAGAGAAATAGAGCTAGGTCTTGAGTATGGACCTCCTGTAATGAACCTTGGCGGTCAGAGTTGGAAATTTGAAGAGGGACAGTGGATATCAG AATCTGGTGGGAATACGTCTAGTAGGGAGGTGCAGCGACTTAAGAAAAGAAATGTCCAGCTGGAGGAAGAGAACAATCTCCTGAAACTTAAGATTGAAGTCCTCCTGGACATG TTGACAGAGACTACCGTAGAGTACCACATGATAGAGAAAGAAGTGGAGGATATAAAGACTCAACATCGAAGGAAGAAATGA
- the cby1 gene encoding protein chibby homolog 1 isoform X1, with product MFEYAAETLLTDLKKSLKMPLFGNTFSPKKIPPRKSASLSSLHTLDRSTREIELGLEYGPPVMNLGGQSWKFEEGQWISESGGNTSSREVQRLKKRNVQLEEENNLLKLKIEVLLDMLTETTVEYHMIEKEVEDIKTQHRRKK from the exons ATGTTTGAATACGCTGCGGAAACGTTACTCACG GACCTTAAGAAATCACTCAAGATGCCGCTCTTTGGAAACACATTTAGTCCGAAGAAGATTCCACCTCGCAAATCTGCATCTCTGTCCAGCCTTCACACG TTGGATCGTTCAACAAGAGAAATAGAGCTAGGTCTTGAGTATGGACCTCCTGTAATGAACCTTGGCGGTCAGAGTTGGAAATTTGAAGAGGGACAGTGGATATCAG AATCTGGTGGGAATACGTCTAGTAGGGAGGTGCAGCGACTTAAGAAAAGAAATGTCCAGCTGGAGGAAGAGAACAATCTCCTGAAACTTAAGATTGAAGTCCTCCTGGACATG TTGACAGAGACTACCGTAGAGTACCACATGATAGAGAAAGAAGTGGAGGATATAAAGACTCAACATCGAAGGAAGAAATGA
- the plbd1b gene encoding phospholipase B-like 1, producing MEKQSIKLCVLLSTLAASVQTYQLQEATVYWDAAQKSVILKEGVMETDGGAYGHFNDTLLLSGWGVLEICAGHGGITQEDEITFFLAGYLEGYLTAGQMFSHYSNMYPQLLKDEKVLNPLKRFLSQQDQWAREQVRLRRSSEPLWQHLGLILAQLDGLHAGAAQWAKSKHREPLSAFALQFLNGVGDLLDLVPALTPRSNSSTGAGTFRMPGMGHCTALIKVLPGFENLLFGHSSWYTYAATMRIYKHWDFKVSDTHTATGKMSFSSYPGFLMSLDDFYLLGSGLLMTQTSIGVFNVSLFSQLAPHSLLAWQRVRLANSLAHSGEEWAHIFSQYNSGTYNSQYMVVDLSRVSLGHSITDGALTVVEQIPGKVMHSDQTQALRNGYWPSYNIPFHVEIYNLSGYGVMWKRYGQDFSYDLCPRAKILRRDQAKVSDLGSLKFIMRYNNYKRDPYSKGHPCKTICCRNDMRPRRPRPGGCYDTKVTDYKMAVQLAAEAINGPTTQKGLRPFSWQSFNLTTHQGLPHTYNFPFLTMRPTLHRP from the exons ATGGAGAAACAGAGCATCAAACTGTGCGTGCTGCTGAGCACTTTGGCTGCATCAGTGCAAACTTACC AGCTCCAAGAGGCCACTGTGTACTGGGATGCTGCCCAGAAAAGTGTGATCCTGAAGGAGGGGGTGATGGAGACAGACGGGGGAGCCTATGGTCACTTCAATGACACTCTGCTCCTCTCTGGATGGGGTGTCTTGGAGATCTGCGCAGGTCATGGAGGAATCACACAGGAAGATGAGATCACCTTCTTCCTGGCTGGGTACTTGGAAGGTTATCTCACTGCTGG acagatGTTCAGTCATTACTCCAACATGTACCCTCAACTCCTAAAGGATGAGAAGGTTTTAAATCCCCTGAAAAGGTTTTTAAG CCAGCAGGACCAGTGGGCCAGAGAGCAGGTGAGACTGAGGAGATCCAGCGAGCCCTTGTGGCAGCATCTGGGACTGATCCTGGCCCAGCTGGATGGACTCCACGCTGGAGCTGCACAGTGGGCCAAGAGCAAAcacagagag CCTCTCTCAGCATTCGCCTTGCAGTTTCTGAATGGTGTTGGCGACCTTCTGGACCTCGTCCCAGCCCTGACACCTCGCTCCAACTCCTCCACAGGGGCCGGCACTTTCAGGATGCCGGGAATGGGTCACTGCACTGCTCTCATCAAG GTGCTGCCCGGCTTTGAGAACCTGCTTTTTGGCCACTCTAGCTGGTACACGTATGCAGCCACCATGCGTATCTATAAACACTGGGACTTCAaggtgtctgacacacacaccgcCACTGGAAAGATGTCATTCAGCAGTTACCCTG GCTTCCTGATGTCTCTGGATGACTTCTACCTGCTTGGCAGCGGCCTGCTGATGACTCAGACCTCCATCGGTGTCTTCAACGTGTCTCTGTTCTCCCAGCTGGCCCCTCACAGCCTGCTGGCCTGGCAGAGAGTCCGCCTGGCCAACAGCCTGGCGCACAGCGGAGAGGAGTGGGCGCACATCTTTTCCCAATACAACTCAG GTACATATAACAGCCAGTACATGGTGGTGGACCTGAGCAGGGTTTCTCTGGGTCACAGTATCACTGATGGAGCTCTGACTGTGGTGGAGCAGATTCCCGGGAAGGTGATGCACTCTGATCAGACTCAAGCTTTACGCAACG GTTATTGGCCATCCTACAACATACCATTTCATGTTGAAATCTACAACCTGAGTGGGTACGGTGTGATGTGGAAGAGATACGGACAGGACTTCTCTTACGACCTCTGTCCCCGAGCCAAAATCCTCCGCAGGGACCAGGCCAAGGTGTCTGACCTTGGCTCCCTCAAATTCATCATGAGATACAACA ACTACAAGAGAGACCCCTACTCCAAGGGCCATCCATGTAAAACCATCTGTTGCCGTAACGACATGAGACCAAGGAGACCACGTCCAGGAGGTTGCTATGACACAAAG GTGACAGACTACAAGATGGCTGTCCAGCTGGCCGCAGAAGCAATAAACGGCCCCACGACGCAGAAGGGCCTGCGTCCGTTCTCATGGCAATCCTTCAATCTCACGACACATCAGGGTCTCCCACACACCTACAATTTTCCCTTCCTCACTATGAGGCCCACACTGCACCGGCCTTGA